A genomic region of Rhipicephalus sanguineus isolate Rsan-2018 chromosome 1, BIME_Rsan_1.4, whole genome shotgun sequence contains the following coding sequences:
- the LOC119384466 gene encoding putative nuclease HARBI1 gives MADYASFVQYVLRVDELFSDVEDCVGIPRPLLRDRSNPMEHFTDSEFLARFCFTKSSVKKLLECLPLEESCSNRGHPLPPMIQLLIALRFYGAGTFQVVAGDLVNVSQPTVSRVIERVSRLIATHLFPDVVQFPNSDDGFRETMVGFYRIAKFPGVTGCIECTHIRIKSPGKPDGEVYRNRKGYFSINVQVIAGPKLQFFDVVASWPGSVHDSRIFDNSRARVLYETKRVPGLVLGDAGYPCLSFLMTPTADAPPDSPESRYQAAHIRTRNTIERAFGVWKRRFSCLDMGLQHLAERSAVITTACAGLHNLAVLRQDPEPPAVVIPQHLRWPQPDVANQTDTLLGSRCRTRLIARAFN, from the exons ATGGCGGACTACGCTTCGTTTGTCCAATATGTGCTCCGCGTTGACGAACTGTTCAGCGACGTAGAGGACTGCGTGGGCATACCGCGGCCACTCTTGAGGGACAGGTCGAACCCCATGGAACATTTCACGGACAGCGAATTCCTCGCGCGCTTCTGTTTCACGAAGAGCAGCGTGAAAAAGCTGCTCGAGTGCTTGCCCCTTGAGGAGAGCTGCAGCAATCGTGGCCACCCTCTTCCACCGATGATACAGCTTCTGATTGCGCTGCGCTTCTATGGAGCGGGCACATTTCAAGTTGTGGCGGGCGACCTCGTGAATGTGTCACAGCCGACTGTGAGCCGCGTTATTGAACGTGTGTCGCGGCTGATCGCCACGCACTTGTTCCCGGACGTCGTGCAGTTCCCCAACTCTGACGACGGGTTCCGCGAAACGATGGTGGGGTTCTACCGCATCGCCAAATTTCCTGGGGTGACAGGGTGCATAGAGTGCACCCACATCCGCATCAAATCGCCTGGTAAGCCGGACGGAGAAGTGTACCGCAACCGGAAGGGCTACTTCTCGATAAACGTTCAG gtgATTGCAGGGCCGAAGCTGCAGTTTTTCGACGTCGTCGCCAGCTGGCCTGGATCCGTGCACGACAGTCGTATATTCGACAACAGTCGTGCACGCGTTCTCTATGAGACGAAGCGAGTGCCGGGTCTCGTGCTTGGCGATGCTGGTTACCCGTGCCTCTCCTTTCTCATGACCCCGACGGCTGACGCGCCGCCGGACAGCCCCGAGAGCCG GTATCAAGCAGCTCACATCCGCACCCGAAACACCATCGAGAGGGCCTTTGGTGTGTGGAAGCGTCGCTTCTCGTGTTTGGACATGGGGCTGCAACACCTGGCGGAGCGTTCTGCTGTCATCACAACAGCCTGCGCTGGCCTGCACAACCTGGCAGTCCTCAGGCAGGACCCGGAACCACCAGCTGTCGTGATACCACAGCACTTGAGGTGGCCGCAGCCTGATGTGGCAAACCAAACGGATACGTTGCTCGGTTCGCGATGCCGAACGCGGCTGATCGCTCGCGCATTTAACTAA